The Coffea arabica cultivar ET-39 chromosome 9e, Coffea Arabica ET-39 HiFi, whole genome shotgun sequence genome has a window encoding:
- the LOC113709526 gene encoding mediator of RNA polymerase II transcription subunit 7a-like — translation MATATYPPPPPFYRLYKKYSEDSKSAPEPPPPIEGNYQLFGATYTTDDVLPSLEEQGVRQLYPKGPNVDFKKELRALNRELQLHILELADILIERPSQYARRVEDISLIFKNLHHLLNSLRPHQARATLIHILELQIQRRKQAVEDIKRRREEAQRLLKEALGTLDGQ, via the exons ATGGCGACGGCGACGTATCCACCCCCGCCGCCGTTCTACAGGCTGTACAAGAAGTATTCGGAGGATTCAAAATCTGCTCCGGAGCCTCCTCCCCCTATTGAAGGCAATTACCAACTGTTTGGAGCCACCTATACT ACTGATGACGTGCTTCCTAGTCTGGAGGAACAAGGTGTTCGTCAATTGTACCCAAAAGGGCCGAATGTTG ACTTCAAAAAGGAACTGAGGGCGCTTAACAGAGAACTCCAACTGCACATATTGGAGCTTGCTGATATTCTCATAGAGCGGCCATCACAATATGCTAGGAGAGTTGAAGATATCTCTCTCATATTCAAGAACCTGCATCACCTTCTCAATTCACTGCGACCCCATCAG GCCAGAGCAACACTGATCCATATTCTGGAACTTCAGATACAGCGGCGTAAGCAAGCTGTTGAGGACATCAAGAG GAGGAGGGAAGAAGCACAGAGACTTCTAAAGGAGGCTCTTGGCACCTTAGATGGACAGTAA
- the LOC113710449 gene encoding uncharacterized protein, which produces MDPPASDDEVKPENLEEAKEGGPLFHCDLLDTEIVHKIAQALLPGLASACVDNTTGGLFRTPASVAVDIRRDMVDYLFQRSENFVAESVVLQGGPDAEVSDHPYDIISEFIDDFVSSKRNFFSRVSGWLLSERREDRIDDFVQEMELNGFWLMGRREAVAQTLVKNVDVKNTFHCDMKFKSPEELAEHFCNCRFRDMDCMNEGCNSRFSAGQADYHDSVCPFKILPCEQKCSANIMRRDMDRHCITVCPMKLAKCPFYTVGCQFTVPQSTIDQHRSDYLNSHLFYILQPVYKEASVEDLNRRVDQLETISSSRRLAAARDPRSLTYLIRDLEAKLGPLQISSKAKDCEEGEELNGKKEESPKKEEYINPPKGKDEGLESPTKHIQCMDPSPEKSAASSPKHQEIGNVLDEKEELTGSSTLEDKSLEPPIQREILKEQPAGKEEEQEATMPKVVHVESPTKGN; this is translated from the exons ATGGATCCACCTGCAAGTGATGATGAAGTCAAACCAGAAAACCTTGAAGAGGCAAAAGAGGGGGGTCCTTTGTTTCACTGTGATCTTCTTGATACCGAAATAGTTCACAAGATAGCACAAGCATTGCTTCCTGGATTAGCCTCCGCCTGTGTTGACAACACAACGGGAGGTCTCTTTAGGACCCCCGCATCAGTGGCTGTTGATATTAGAAGGGACATGGTGGACTATCTGTTTCAAAGAAGTGAAAATTTTGTGGCAGAATCTGTGGTCCTGCAAGGTGGTCCAGATGCTGAAGTGTCTGACCACCCTTACGATATTATCTCagaatttattgatgattttgtaaGTTCAAAAAGGAACTTTTTTAGCCGGGTGTCTGGATGGTTGCTCAGTGAGAGGAGAGAAGATAGGATAGATGattttgtgcaagaaatggaactGAATGGGTTTTGGCTGATGGGGAGGAGGGAGGCAGTTGCGCAAACGTTGGTTAAGAATGTTGATGTCAAAAACACGTTCCACTGTGATATGAAATTTAAGTCTCCAGAAGAGCTTGCTGAGCATTTTTGCAATTGCCGTTTCAGGGATATGGACTGCATGAATGAGGGGTGTAATTCCAGATTCAGTGCAGGTCAAGCAGATTACCATGACTCAGTTTGTCCTTTCAAAATACTTCCATGTGAGCAGAAGTGCTCAGCAAACATCATGAGGCGAGACATGGACCGGCACTGTATAACTGTCTGCCCAATGAAACTTGCAAAGTGTCCATTCTACACAGTAGGTTGTCAGTTCACTGTTCCTCAGTCTACAATTGATCAACATCGTTCCGATTACCTCAATTCTCATTTGTTCTACATTCTCCAACCTGTTTATAAAGAAGCATCAGTAGAGGATCTAAACAGAAGGGTGGACCAACTGGAGACG ATATCATCTAGTAGGCGACTGGCAGCAGCTCGTGATCCAAGATCTTTAACATATCTAATCAGGGATCTTGAAGCAAAGCTGGGGCCTCTGCAAATTTCTTCAAAGGCCAAGGATtgtgaagaaggtgaagaatTAAATGGCAAAAAGGAGGAATCCCCAAAAAAAGAGGAGTACATCAATCCACCAAAGGGAAAGGATGAGGGCTTAGAGTCACCCACTAAACATATTCAATGCATGGATCCATCACCCGAAAAAAGTGCAGCATCATCCCCCAAACACCAAGAGATTGGAAATGTGCTTGATGAAAAAGAAGAGCTGACTGGATCTTCCACACTAGAGGACAAGTCCCTAGAACCACCCATCCAAAGAGAGATCCTCAAGGAACAACCTGCTgggaaagaagaagaacaagaagcAACTATGCCTAAAGTAGTGCATGTGGAGTCACCGACCAAGGGCAATTGA
- the LOC113710158 gene encoding uncharacterized protein — MRASVSIVNFGTAAIKLVSGLEKRFRLLSSWNLALSATHFSSSEDEIIIPEESLVDIEARELTTSTKCMQSDSIEQNSKSASSFEGIRDDDDIYHLGIQEDSSLVCENPQNTDMDVYGLGRMKVILRNRGWVLGSPDSCQRLPLAEYNIVCILNDLFEGSGDAALALAFFQWCEYYLHLQHGIRSTCVMIHILVAGNMNYRAVDLILYLVRKNAGEDWWPNLLLQVLLETYTIRTVLETVYSMLIDCYIRANMVNVALKLACQMKHIKLFPSPGVCNSLLGALLYMDQFELAWNFLEEMQSQGLGLNVSVITLFIHKYCVKGNVERGWQLLVTVKQHGFSPDIVAYSTLIDSLSKMSLVREAISLLFKLSLIGISLDSISVSSVIDGLCKVGEVEKAFNILKIFRLPPNIYVYNSFISKYCHDSNMTAASSTFYEISEMGLVPDCFIYTTIISGYCKMKDLKMALSFLAKMVKSGVEPSVATYTTLIEYYCRSGEVHVAENLFQKMMTEGLPPDLVAYNTLMDGYGKEGLLHKVFGLLDIMKSAGVYPDNITYNTIIYSLTVRGFVNEAHDLLYELTRRGFTPDIVTFTNIASGYVKKGNFEEAFFVWHYMSEHNLEPDVVMCSALLNGYCRTRRMAEANALFTKMIDIGLVPDLVLYNTLIHGFCSVGNLDDACNLVEWMFKQGISPDEGTHQALILGYEKKMVENPVEAAGFMLQRISLK, encoded by the coding sequence ATGAGAGCATCAGTGTCCATAGTCAACTTTGGCACTGCTGCTATCAAGTTGGTATCAGGTCTAGAGAAAAGATTCAGACTTTTGTCATCTTGGAACTTAGCTTTGTCCGctacacatttttcttcttctgagGATGAAATAATCATACCTGAGGAAAGCCTGGTCGATATAGAAGCTCGGGAACTTACAACAAGTACTAAATGCATGCAGAGTGACAGCATAGAACAAAATAGTAAGTCTGCTTCTTCTTTTGAAGGGATCAGAGATGATGATGACATTTACCATCTTggcattcaagaagatagttcCTTGGTTTGTGAAAATCCTCAAAATACTGATATGGATGTTTATGGACTTGGAAGAATGAAAGTCATACTTAGGAATCGAGGATGGGTTTTAGGATCTCCAGACAGTTGCCAAAGGTTACCTTTGGCTGAATATAACATAGTGTGTATTCTGAATGACCTGTTTGAGGGCAGTGGAGATGCTGCTCTAGCTCTAGCTTTCTTTCAATGGTGTGAGTATTACCTGCACTTACAGCATGGAATTAGATCTACATGCGTGATGATACATATCTTGGTTGCTGGGAACATGAATTACAGAGCTGTAGATTTAATACTTTATCTTGTAAGGAAGAATGCTGGGGAAGATTGGTGGCCGAACTTGCTTTTACAAGTCCTTCTCGAGACCTATACAATTAGAACGGTCCTAGAAACTGTATATAGCATGCTCATTGACTGTTATATCAGAGCAAATATGGTAAATGTGGCTCTCAAGTTAGCTTGTCAAATGAAACACATCAAACTCTTTCCTTCACCGGGTGTTTGTAATTCACTTCTTGGGGCATTGTTATATATGGACCAATTTGAATTGGCATGGAATTTCCTGGAAGAGATGCAGAGTCAAGGGTTAGGCTTAAATGTGTCTGTAATCACTTTGTTTATTCATAAATACTGTGTGAAAGGCAATGTTGAAAGAGGTTGGCAACTATTGGTAACAGTGAAGCAACATGGATTTAGTCCTGATATTGTTGCATACTCAACATTGATTGATTCCCTTTCTAAAATGTCACTGGTGAGAGAAGCAATCTCTTTGTTGTTTAAATTGAGTTTGATTGGTATATCTCTTGATTCCATTTCAGTTAGTTCAGTCATTGATGGCCTCTGCAAGGTGGGGGAAGTGGAGAAAGCTTTCAATATCTTGAAGATATTTAGACTGCCGCCTAATATTTATGTCTACAACAGCTTTATTTCAAAGTACTGTCACGATAGTAACATGACTGCTGCTTCTAGCACTTTTTACGAGATATCAGAGATGGGATTGGTTCCTGACTGTTTTATTTACACCACCATTATATCAGGGTACTGCAAGATGAAGGATCTGAAAATGGCCCTTAGTTTTTTGGCAAAGATGGTGAAGAGTGGAGTTGAACCATCTGTTGCCACATACACAACACTTATTGAATACTACTGTAGGTCTGGAGAAGTACATGTAGCGGAAAACTTATTTCAGAAGATGATGACAGAGGGTTTGCCACCTGACCTTGTTGCATACAACACACTAATGGATGGCTATGGAAAGGAGGGCCTCTTACACAAGGTTTTTGGCCTTTTGGATATAATGAAGTCTGCTGGTGTCTATCCTGATAACATCACCTATAACACAATCATTTACAGTCTTACTGTGAGAGGGTTTGTAAATGAGGCTCATGATTTACTGTATGAGCTCACTAGAAGAGGATTTACTCCTGATATTGTAACTTTTACTAACATTGCTAGCGGTTATGTGAAGAAAGGGAACTTTGAAGAAGCTTTTTTTGTGTGGCATTACATGAGTGAGCACAATTTGGAGCCTGATGTTGTAATGTGCAGTGCTCTCCTTAATGGGTACTGCAGGACACGTAGGATGGCAGAAGCAAATGCTCTCTTTACTAAAATGATCGACATTGGGCTGGTTCCAGATCTTGTGTTGTATAACACACTCATACATGGTTTTTGCAGTGTTGGCAACCTTGATGACGCCTGCAACTTAGTAGAATGGATGTTCAAGCAGGGTATCAGTCCAGATGAAGGCACTCATCAGGCACTTATCTTGGGATATGAAAAGAAGATGGTAGAGAATCCAGTAGAAGCTGCAGGTTTTATGCTGCAAAGGATATCACTGAAATAG